The segment TGCCTTCACCTCAGTTGTAGATTTGGACTTCTTCTTCACCTTCTGAGTAGTCTTCTGTACTGCCTGTTTGAATTTTCTTGAAGGATGCGCCGCGTTAAATTTTGCCATCACGCCGGTTTTAGCCAGCAACCTGTATGTCGTCTCCGTCGGCTGGGCGCCTTTCTCCAGCCAGGCCAGAGCCTTGTCCTCATTTATATTTACAGTCTCAGGGTCATTTAGCGGATTATAATTCCCTATGACTTCAATGAAAGCGCCTTCTCGGGGTGACTTGCTGTCGGTCACCACAATCCTGTACATAGGCTTATGTCTGGCGCCTGTCCTTCTTAACCTGATTTTTACCATGATATCGGTTTACCTGTAGTCCTTTATTTTTTACTGGTTATTATGCCGGAAGCGTTCGTACCTGTCAACAATATCGCATATTACATCCATCGTTAATGCTCGTGACCCGGCATATATCCGGCCATGAAATCAGGAGGGGAAATGGTTTATAATCCATCCAACGCCTTTATCCGGAGGTCCTGCCTTGCCATCGATAATAGAGCAGCTCGATTGCATATTTAAACCTGGATCCATGGCCATCATCGGCGTCTCGGACAATATCGCCAAATGGGGATATATGATGGTCGAAAGGCCCTTGCGCACAGGCTATCGCGGCCGGATATATCCCGTTAATCCTCAGGGCGGCACATTACTGGGTTTGCCCTCTTACCGCTCAGTTAAAGACATACCCGGACAGGTGGACCTGGCCGTTAAAACGGTCCAGGCAATACATGTGCCTGCTGTTATGCAGGAATGCGTGGATAAGGGTGTCAGGGGAGCTATATTGATATCTGCCGGCTTCGCTGAAACAGGTGGAGCAGGAAAGGCGCTTCAGGAAAGAGTCATGAGTATCGCGGCGAATGGAGGCATACGCTGCGTGGGACCCAACTGCATGGGTATCTGGAGCGCGGCAGCTTGCCTCAACAACGCCTTCGAAAAGGCACCCAAACAGGGACATATCACCTTTATCTCGCAAAGCGGCACGTTCGGGGGATACATGGCGGACATGGCCGGTAGCAAGGGCTTCGGCCTCCGAACTTTCATCAGCATCGGCAACCAGGCTGACCTAACCGTTGCAGACTACATCGAATACTTCTCATGCGATGAAGAGACCAGGGTTATCATACTATACCTGGAAGGCATTAAAGACGGCAGAAGGTTCTTTGAGAGCTGTAAGGAAACTCTCCGGAAGAAGCCGATCGTGCTCTACAAGGGCGGAAGCTCGCCCGCCGGCGCCCGTGCAACCATGTCGCATACTGCATCCATCGCAGGTTCAGACCTGGTCTTCCAGAGCGCCTGCGAACAACTCGGCCTGATACGAGCGCAAGAGTCTTTCCAGACCTTCGATCTGGCGGTCGCGTTCCTCAGCTCGCCACTGCCTCCCGGCAAAAGAATTGGCGTGCTGGGTACCGGAGGGCAGGGTGTCGTATCAACTGACGCCTGTCAAAAGCTGGGACTTGAGGTGCCGGAGCTGGATAAAGATACCTGTGCAGCCCTGATGAAAATGCTTCCTCCCCACGCCCCACCTCCAACCAATCCCGTAGACTTTGCCGGAAGCTATCGCACGGCTATGGATGAAGCCAACGTAGTGGAAACCTTATTGAAGCTGGAATATATCGACGGCTTCATCAGCAACGTGCCGATCAATCCGTTCGTCTGGGGATTAAAGCTCGATAGTCTTCCCGCGGATGTGCTGAAAAACATAAAACGGCTCACCGATGAAGGGACGAATCGTTTTTGTGACCTGCCCCGTATCTACGGGAAGCCGGTGGTCTGTGTACGCTGGTACAGCGACGTTAAAGAAGACCCCGTATCGGATGCGCTGAAAGAGTCCGGTATCCCTGTATACGATACGCCGGAACAGTGCGCCCGGGCTATGGCCGCACTGGCCGGATACTCCCGCCTGCGCCGTTCACCGGATCTATAAATTATTGGCGCAACTATTTTATATCGAAAGGCACTGCCAGCTTCTCGATATTATTTACATAGAGCACGACTTTATAACTGCCTTTGTACCAGCCGCCCGCCGGCATGTGCTTGTAAAACGCCAGATAGTAAGCCTCACCGCCTCCCTGCGCGCTGGTATATATCTCATCGAGCAGTTCGTTGTCCTTTCCGACAGCTTCGCCATTAACGTAGTACCAGCTGGCTTTGATTAAATCCTCCTCCGTGACACCCGAGACCTTGAACGAACAATAGATGGCTGGCGTATCGGGTGCGAACACCGTGCTTACGGCACTGGTGGGTTTTGAATCGTTGTCCACAGAAGTGGTTATCACCCCTTCAGTGATTGCGGATTTATCGGGCCGGCTGACCTCTGTTCCCGGACTACTGCAGCCGGCGAATACGCACAGCAGAGCCGCCGCCATGATTGAAACAATAATATATGATCGTATTGATCTCATATCTATTAACCCCCTGTATTCGTTCCTCCGATAGTATCCTCTTATAAACGTGAATAATTCTATAGCCAATCCTATCATTTTTCAAAATTACGCGGGCCCCGCTGGCCACTTCATCCGCTGTTGAAGCGGATAAAACCGCAGTCGGCACGAAATATCAGTACCATCGCTGCAACCTTATGATTAAGCCGGCGTTATTTGTAATATACAGCGTTCAGCCTTTATAATCAGCTTTATGAAAATTCCCCCCTGCCATCGCTGGGACCTCAATGTCAGTCAGGCGCGTGAACTGCAGGTCAAACTCTCAGATAAGGTCATGCGCTGTAATGATAAAATGGATATTAAACTGATAGCCGGAATCGATGTTTCGGTATCCCGGTATTCAAGGACCGGACGCGCGGCAGTTGTTGTGGTGAATTACCCTGATCTCGAGGTCCGCGATATCTCTGTCGCCGAGGGCGCTATCGATTTCCCGTACGTCCCAGGCCTGTTATCGTTCAGGGAAGCGCCGCTGGCCTTGCAGGCGTGCAATGGATTAGAGACGCGACCCGACCTGCTGATGGTGGACGGACAGGGCCTCGCCCATCCCAGGAGGCTGGGGATCGCATCCCACCTCGGGTTGCTGTTGAATATACCGTCCATCGGGTGCGCCAAGTCCCGTTTGATCGGCACACATGATTCATTGCCTGAGGAAGCCGGGAGTTACAGCCTGCTCTTGGAGAAAGATGAGGTAATCGGAGCAGTGGTCAGGACGAAGCGTGCGGTTAAACCCCTTTACGTATCGATCGGGCACAGAACCGACCTTGACAGCGCCATCAGGCTGGTGCTGAGTTGCTGCCGGGGTTTCCGCCTACCGCAGCCTACCCGCCTGGCACATATTGCGGCCGGAGGATCATCCGATTTGTCCGCCTGTATGATGAACGGAAGATAAAATAGTCTATGCTGGAAGAAAAAACACGTATTGAAGAGCTGCGACGCAGGATCTCCGCCATCATGGAGCATCTTTGACATCGCGGGGAAAGAGAAACGACTATTTGAGCTGGAGGCAAAGACATCCGATCCCGGATTCTGGTCCGACCAGCAAACGGCGCAATCCGTTATGCGCCAGATAGGTTCGCTTAAAGATACTGCTGCACAGTGGCGCGACATAGAAAAGAGCGCATCCGGCGTAGCGGAGGTCATATCCATAGCCCTTGCCGAGAGCGATCAATCCTTAAAGACCGATGTCCACACAGAGATCGACCGTATTAAGGCGCATTTCGATCAGATTGAGGTACAGCTCATGCTGGACGGACCCTACGACAGCAGGGATGCCATACTCGCCATACATGCCGGCGCAGGGGGAACCGAATCACAGGACTGGGCCCAGATGCTGATGCGCATGTTCGTGCGCTGGGCCGAGCGGCACAAGCTGCAATCCGATGTACTGGATGTCTCACCCGGAGACGAGGCCGGAATTAAAAGCGCTACCATTGAGATCAAGGGGAATTTCTCGTACGGAAAACTCAAGTCCGAGCATGGCGTGCACAGGCTGGTGCGCCTCTCTCCCTTCGACGCCGACCATGCGCGTCATACATCTTTCGCCCTGGTAGAGGTCATGCCCGAAGCGGAGGCCCGGACCGATCTGCAGATCAACCCTGAAGATATCCGCGTAGACACCTTCAGGTCAAGCGGACCCGGGGGGCAGCACATGCAAAAAACCAGCAGCGCGGTGAGGATTACGCATATCCCCACCGGCCTGGTGGTAAGCTGCCAGAGCGAGCGCTCGCAACATCAGAACAAGGAGAGCGCACTCAGGGTGTTATACGCCCGCCTGCTTGAGATAGAGATCGAAAAAAGGGAGGCTGAGAAAGCCAAGATCAAAGGAAAACGCATCGACGCCGGCTGGGGCAACCAGATCAGGAGCTATGTGCTTCACCCTTACAAGATGGTCAAGGATCACAGGACGGAATACGAGACCAGCAATACCGCTGCCGTGCTGGAAGGCGAGATCGATGAGTTAATCAATGCGTATTTACGCTCGAAAGTTGGAGAAGATAAATGATAAGGCAGATTACTATTATCCTGCTGCTGTTGCTGATATACCTGATGCCGGCTGCCGTCTCTGCAGCCGACGATGTCAGGCTGCTGGATTCGAGCACGGAGGCAGATTTTCCCAACATGCTCACGTTTAAAGTTAGGGCCGAAAGCGCCGATCCCATTACGCGCATCAGGCTCCGCTACGAAGTCGACAAGAAAATGTACTCACCGACCTTTGCCGAGGCCTGGCTCGTGTTTCAGCCGGCCAGAAACATCGAGGCCGCCTGGAGCTGGGATATGCGCAAAGGCATGTTACCGCCCGGAGCCACAGTCACCTACTGGTGGGTAATCGAGGACGACGCAGGCAACAGGCTGACCACGCCAAAAAATATTATTACTTTCGATGATACACGTTACAAGTGGCAGAAGGTCAGCGATCAGAATATTAATATTTACTGGTACCGGGGAAGCAGTTCCTTTTCCGGCGACCTGCTCAAGGCCGCGACGGATGCAAAGGGAAGGTTGGAGAGGGATACGGGTGTAACTCTGGATAAACCGGTCCATATCTATATATACGCGAATTTCAGCGATCTTCGTGAATCCATTATAGCTCCCGACGAGTGGACGGGGGGCGTGGCCTACAGGGGATTTAACATCATCTCCATCGGTATTTCACCCAATAACCTGGCATGGGGTAAAAAAGCCGTAGCACACGAGTTGGGCCATCTGATGACGCAACAGGTCACGGTCAGCCCCTACGGGGAAACCAGACCATACTGGCTGGACGAGGGGCTGGCAATGCATGCCGAAGGAGAACAGAGCGAAGCCGCCAGGGAAGAGTTTCAAAGGTCCATTGAGGACGGCCGCATTGCTACCCTGCAATCCCTTACAAGCCCTTTTCCGGCCGATCCCCAGGAAGCCTATTTCGCTTATGCTCAGAGCCAGAGCGTAATAGAATACCTGATAAACGTTCACGGCAGGGAGAAGATCCACCGGTTGCTTGTTCTGATCAACGACGGCTACAGCCTTGACGACGCTTTGACCAATGTCTACGGATTCAACCTGAGTGGTCTGGACGATGCATGGTTGGAATATATGACAGCCGCGCCGCAGGCTAATGCCGTCCCGGGCGAGATCACTTCTCATGTGCCCGGTACAGCCTGCATCCTCAGCTTATCCCCTGTTGCCTATACGGTTGCCCGGGGAGGCGTTTAGATGGAGACCGAAAGGACTTATACGGTCCACGATCTGCCGCCCTCAGACAGGCCAAGGGAGCGCCTTAAAAGGCTGGGGGCAGAAGCGCTTTCAACAGCAGAGTTGCTTGCCTGCATCATGGGCAGCGGCACGCGGGGCGACTCGGTCGTTATGACGTCACAAAAATTGCTATCGGAGTTCGGCAACTTGCATAACATCGCCTCGGCATCCATCCAGGAGTTATCCAGGTCAAGAGGCATAGGCGAGGCCAGGGCCATTCAGTTGAAAGCCGCTTGCGAGATCGGCAAACGACTATTAGATCCTGATTATGCTGAGAAAGGGAAGCCCGTACAATCTCCCGAAGAAGCTTTTATATCCATGCAGGAGAAACTGCGGGGAAAGAAAAAGGAGCACTTCTACGTGCTCTGCCTGGATACACGTAATCGTGTCAGCAATAAAAAGCAGGTATCCATGGGCAACCTGGATAGCAGCATAGTCCACCCGCGCGAGGTGTTCAAGGACGCCATATCTTCGCTGGCGGCTGCGGTTATCTTCGTTCACAATCACCCCTCCGGCGATCTCGAGCCGTCGTCGGAAGATGTTAACCTGACCAGAAGGCTGGTGGAGGCGGGCGAACTGCTGGGCATACCGGTACTCGACCATATCATCGTCAGCGATAAGGGCTACACCAGCCTGAAATCAAGAAATTTAATTTGAGGTCAATAATGAAAAGGAACATTCTGATCAAGTTGATCGGCGCGGCAGTCATCAGCGCATTCGTTATATCAACACTTGCAGGGTGCAGCCTATTGGGGGTCGCTGACTCCGATATCCAAGAGGGCCCGGGCGGCACCCTTAAGCTCTGGGATATAGGGCCGCTTACTCTCGATCCGGCGATATCGGGCGAGATGTCATCCCATCTATACATCATGCAGATCTTCAACGGCCTGGTCAAATTAAATGAGAACCTTGAGCCCGTTTCTGACCTGGCAGAGCGCTGGACTGTAAGCCCTGACGGTAAAACATATACCTTTTTCCTGCGCCGGGACGCCCTTTTCCATGACGGCAAACCGGTCACTGCCTCCGATGTCAAGTACTCCTTGGAGAGAGCTTGCAACCCTGCCACAGGTTCACAGACGGCATCCACCTACCTTAATGATATAGTCGGCTCGACTGAAGTGCTGTCCGGCCAGGCTCAAAACCTCAGCGGTGTATCAGTTATCGACGACCATACCCTCTCGGTTACGATCGACGAGCCTAAAGTTTATTTTCTTTCCAAGCTGGCTTATCCCACTGCCTTCGTGGTGGACAGACGAAATGTCGAAACAGGAGGAGACTGGTGGTGGTACAAACCCAACGGTAGCGGACCGTACAGAATGGCCAGTTGGAATGTGGGCTCACTCATCATTTTGCAGCCCAGCCTGCATTATTACGGCAAGAAGGGCACCGCACGATTGTACTTCCAACTGCTGGACGGCGTGCCCATGTCCCTTTACGAGACGGGAAAGATAGACGTGGTTGAGATCAGCCAGTTATATTTAGATCGTGCTACAGACAGGACAGGGCCTTTCTTCGATCAACTTCACATATATCCGGAGTTCAGCCTGCAATATATCGGGTTCAATACCACCAGGCCACCCTTCGATGATCCCCTTGTCAGGGAAGCTTTCAGCCGCTCGGTGGACAAGGACCACATCATTAAAATCATAGAGAAAAACATGGTCAACCGCGCTGACGGAATTTTGCCTCCGGGCATGCCGGGTTACAACAAGGATTTGCAGGGGCTTGACTATGACCCTGACTATGCCAGGGAATTGCTGGCCAAATCCAGATATAGCTCCGGCCTGCCTCCTATCACCATCACTGTGCTTGGATGGGGAGGGTTGGACGTCGACCCTGCTCTGGGGGCTGTCATGCAGGATTGGAAAAAGAACCTGGGTGCGGAAGTATCGGTCAGGCTGCTTGAGCCCGACCCGTTTCATTACAACCTGCAACAGGAGGCTGATGAAATGTACGTGCTGGGCTGGGTGGCGGACTATCCCGATCCGCAGAACTTCCTGCAAACGCTTTTCTACACAGATACCGAATACAATCACGGCCGGTTCTCAAGCAGTGAATTTGATACTCTGATCGACAGGGCGGCCGTGGAGCAGGATCATGATAAACGGATAGAGCTTTACCGTCAGGCGGAGCAGGTCATCATCGACCAGGCGCCCGTTATTCCTCTCTGGTTCAATAAGAATTACGTCCTGGTCAATCCGCGAGTCAAGAACTACAGTATCGATCCGCTGGGGGTGCCACGTTTAAACCTCGTAAGTATTGAACATTAGCTATATAATTAGCATGCTCCCCGGTGAAACGATTATTAAAAAGGAGAGCGCCATGGATAAAAATGCATTGGAAGCACCATGCGGAATCCACTGCGGGCTTTGCCCTCTTAATCTGGCGATCAAAGATGAAAAGCTGAGGAACCGGCTCTCCGAGACGTTGAAGCTACCCCCGGATAAGGTCAATTGCACCGGCTGCAGGTCTATCGACGGTCATTGCCCGGTGATAGGGGAGCAGTGCGCCACCTGGATGTGCATCAAAGGCAAGGGATTGGAATTCTGTTCGGAGTGCATCGATTTTCCCTGCGTAAAGCTGATGCCGTGTTCCGACCGCGCCGATAGGCTCCCTCACAACATCAAGATAGCCAGCCTGGCGTTAAGAAAAAACAAGGGATCGTTCGAATGGGAAAAAGCTATTAAAGACATTTACTCACGTTATTTCCACGGCGTAATGGTCATAGGACAGGGTCCGCAACTTAAAGATAACTCTGCCGAAGAATCTGCATAAGGAAGCCCGAAAATAAATGCCAGTCGGCTACATAAGCAGCGAGTTATACCAGCATCATGACACGGGCAGCCATGTCGAGAACAAGGAACGCCTGAAGGCCATAGATACCATACTTGAGAAGACAAAGGTTAAAGAGCAGTTCCTTCATATCTCACCTCGGGCCGCCAGCATCGACGAGATAGCGGCAGTGCACGACCGTGAATATATCAGGAGCCTCAAAGCTGAGATCGACGGCGGCGGCGGCTGGCTGGATCCGGATACATATGCGTCCCCCGGATCATGGGAGGCAGCTATCTACGCTGCCGGCGGGGTTATGACGGCGGTCGAGCAGGTCATGAGCGGCAAGGCCGACAGCGTTTTTGCCGCGGTCAGGCCGCCGGGCCACCATGCCGTACATTCCCACCAGATGGGTTTCTGCCTGTTTAATAACGTGGCCATCGCCGCCCGCTTTGCATTGTCCAACTATGATATCAAGCGCATATTAATTATTGATTTCGACGTCCACCACGGCAACGGCACTCAGGAAGCATTCTACAGCGAATCACAGGTATTATATTGTTCCACTCACGAGTATCCCTGGTATCCATTCACCGGCGCAGCCGAAGACACCGGCAAAGGGGCGGGAGAGGGGTATACGGTAAATATCCCGCTTGAAGCAGGCCTGGGGGATAATGAATACCTCCAGGTTTTCAACGAGGTGCTGGTGCCCGTTGCCGGGCGTTTCCAGCCCGACCTGGTGCTGATATCGGCCGGATACGACGCCCACTGGCAGGACACGATATCCAACATGACGCTTACTACCATGGGATTTGCGCGCATGACCAAGATCATCAAGACGATTTCAGACCAGTTCTGCCGCAGCAGGCTGGTATTCAGCCTGGAGGGAGGTTACAACCACACGGCGCTGGCCTATTCCGTCACCGCAACCATCGAACTGCTGATGGGTCATGCCGAGGTTTATGATCCGCTGGGGCCTCCTCCCATGTCATACTCACCACGTGATTTCGGCGATTTCGTTAAATCCATACGTAATATTCACAAAATACAAGATTGAGCCTGATAAAACAAAGAATGCGGGGCGCTTGCCCCGCATTCTTATTATGCACAGATAAAAGCTCAGCCTTCCTTGCTTCCGATGCCGAGGAAAAGGATTACCGCAACGCCCAATATCATGCCCGCTATGCCCATGAATGTGGCCAGCGGGATCATGAGCAAGGCCCATAAACCGATAAACATGTTCCTATCCATAAAGCCCCCTTGTAATCTCCATCAATCGATAAGCATTGATCATCGTTATCATGCGGCCTTTGATTCAGTTTTGAGGCCACGGTCCCACAGCACCAGCAGCGGACCGGCCACAAATATTGAGTCATAGATACCCACTACCACTCCAACCAGCAGGGCCATGATGAATTGCTGAATTGTCACTCCGCCGAACAGGAACAACGCAAGGCCTGTTAAAATCACCACGAGGCTGGTATTGATACAGCGGGCGATCGTCTCCAGTATGCTCGAGTTCACGGTTGTGGCGAAATCCCTGCTTATGCCTTTGCGGACATTCTCGCGTATGCGGTCATAGACCACACAGGTATTGTTGATGGCGAACCCCACTATGGTCAGCATGGCTACGATGAACATGGAGTCAACCTGATAGCCGATAAGCCAGCCCAGTATGGAGAAGATGCCCATGACGATCAATACATCGTGCAGCAGGGCGATCACGGCGCTGACGCCCCATTTGAAGGGACTGGGCATATGGCGGAAGGCAAAGGCAATGTAAAGTATCATGAAAATGGATGCCACCAGAACGGCGATGGCCGCGTTGCGCGCCACCTCGCTGGCCACTACCGGCGATACGGTCTCGAAGTCCCTGATAGTCACTTCTGCATTCAGCCCTTTCTCAAGGCCGTCGATCAGAGCTATTTTTTCATCGGTATCGATGTCCCTGGTACGGACGAGGAAATCGCCGTCGCCGGTCTTCTGGATCGTGGCATCGTCGTACCCCAGTTGGGACATTTGCTGCCTGAGCACACCCTGTTCAACCTGCTGGCTGAATCGCAGCGTCATAACAGTGCCGCTGCTGAAATCGATGCCAAGTTTGAACCCGAATGCCAGCATCGAGATGATGCCCGGCACAAGCAAACAAATGGAAATAAGAAAGAACCACTTGCGGTTACCTACGATGTTGATCATGCTTTTACTCCGTATAACCAGGTATTCTTAACAGCCCTCGCCGCTAAGGAGAGGAATAACCTGCTGACCGTGATGGCGGTGAACATGCTGAGGGCTACACCTATGAAAAGTGTAAGCGCAAAGCCCTTGACCATGAAAGCTCCAAAAGTATCGCCGAACCAGAAAAGAACAATACAGGCTATGAATGTAGTCACATTGCTGTCGCGTATGGCCAGCCAGGCGCGGTTGAAGCCTGCGTCCACAGCGGCACCCATTGTGCGTCCCGCCCTGAGTTCCTCCTTCATACGTTCAAAGATAAGGATATTGGCGTCTACCGCCATGCCGATTGACACAACACCCGCTGCAATGCCGGCCATCGTCAACGTGACCGGCACCAGTTTAAAAATGGCGGTCAGAATGATGCCGTAGATTATTAAAGCCAGTGTCGCTACGACACCCGCCATACGGTAGTACAGGATCATGAACAGGACTACCAGGATAAGGCCGATGGCGCCTGCTACGATACTCTTTTTAATTGAGTCCGCTCCCAAAGTTGCGTCGACAGTCTGCTCCAGAATAACGGACAGGGGCACATCGAGTGAGCCCGAGTTGAGCTGAATGGCCAGGTTCTGCGCCTCTTTCATATCCATGCCTTCGATGATGCCGGCGTTTTTGATCACGGCGCGCACCGTAGGATACGAGATGAGCTGGCCGTCCAGGAATATGCCCAGGGGTTTATTAATATTACGTTTGGTGATCTGCTCGAAAAGTATCGCCCCCTCATCGTTCCATTCGAATGCCACAGTCGGCTCGTTGGTATTGGATGTAAGCTCAACCCTTGAGTTGGGCTTGAGGTATTTACCGGTCAATTCCCTGGTCTGTCCGTCGCTACCGACGCCTGTGGCGATGGTCCAGATATATTCGCCTTGTTCATCGGTCTGCGGCTGTCCCGACAGGTCCGTGGTAGTCTCTTTAAACTCCAGCAGGGCGACCTGGCCTATCAGCTTCTTTGCCTCATCCACATTTTTTTCGCCGGGCAACTGAACCAGGATACGATTCTCGCCCTGGCGTTGAATGATCGGTTCCTTAACGCCGAACGCATTGGCGCGTCGTTCTATCTTGTTGAGGACGCTGGTCATGACCTGGTCTACCGTCTGCGACGGATCTTTCTTCGACAGGTCGGCCTCGTACACAAGGTATGCGCCGCCTTTCAGGTCCAGGCCCAGGGTGAGACCCTGGCGGCCGAAGCGGTCGCCCTCCAGCGGCACTATGGCCCAGACGCTGAATCCGACCAGCACGGCTAAAAACAGAAGCAGCAATATATCACTTGTTTTCAATTATCCTTTCACCCTCCTGAGCAATGTTTCAATCGCAATCCGGTACATATACCTTACTCACGCTGCACAACAGGCGCCCCTGTCAATCTCATTCCTTACGTATTGCAGAGCGTCCTCCCTGGTGCTGATCTCACCGGCCGCCTGGGCTTCCCTGACCAGCTTGAGCAACCTGCCGATGTCTTTTCCAGGGTGCAGCTTGAACTCGTTGATTAAATCGTTACCTGTCAGCAGGCGGACCGGCAATATCTCACTTTCCTGTTTATTATGAACATCTATTATATACCTGACCTGCTCAGTATGCATATGCCACTCTCGGATATCGACGCGCGGGCCCGCCACCGCCAGGTAATCCGCCAGCGCCAGGTAAATAATATCGATACCGGCGCCCTCTGTGTCCCTGAAAAAACGGTATATCGCTCTGTGAGTGGGTAAACCTTCGTGGGACATCTGCGCCGGATGAAGATGGTGATATACCAGATTCTCCACATAGCGTATCTCGCTGGTGCTGAACCTCAGCCTTCCCAGCATGGCGGCGGCGGTAACAGCGCCGTCCTTGGTATGTCCCAGAAATCTTATGCGTCCGTTTTCCTCGACAGTTCTGTCCTCGGGCTTGGCGATATCGTGCAGCAGCAAGCCCAACTTCAACAACGTCCTGCGGCTGCTACCGCCGGCTATCTCCTCAGCAAAGTGCTTCTCGATCTCCGGCTGCCACGGGACCGCCTCCAGCAGGTTGCCTTTGCCGTAAACCCAGTCGCTCTCCCTCAATATATACTCGAGGGCGGCAATGGATTCGATGGAGTGATCGAAAACATCCCAGTAATGTTCCTTCGGTTGCTTCACTCCCTTCATCGCCTCAATCTCCGGCATAATCCTGCACAGCAGTCCCAGATCATCAAGGTAACGCACCGAGTTGCCTGCATAAGGCAGAGACAGTATCCTGAGCAGCTCTTCCCTGACTTTCTCACTGGGCACCGTCTCCACCAGGTTGTTGTTTAAGCGCATGGTATCCTCGGTAATGGGCTCAATCTCAAGGTTGAGCTCTCTGGAAAGCCTGACCGCGCGCATCAGGCGCGAGGGATCTCTGTCGAATATTCTGTCGCTGACCTGCCTCAACAGGCCCTTTTTCAGGTCCTCCTCTCCGCCTGCAGGGTCAAGCAGAGATATCTCGCCCTCCACAAAGGCAGCCAGGTCAAGCCCCATGGCGTTCACAGTGAAATCGCGCCGCAGCAGGTCATGTTCGATATCACCTTCATAAGACGTGATATCTATATGCCACGGATCGTTTTCCCCGGCCACCACCACCCGCCCCACTTGGTTATCCTCGTCCAGCATAACGTAACGGCCGTCTACAAGCTCAGCAGCTTCCTGGGCAATAGCCAGCGAATCGCCGCTGACCGCGATATCGAGGTCGATCGTATCCCTGCCCACCAGCCAGTCACGCACAAAGCCACCTACTAAAAACGCCTTACATTCAGGGGCTGTGCATACCGGCGTAAGCCTGGAGAGGACACTCATCAGGTCCTGGTTGATTTCGAACACAGGCAAAG is part of the Dehalococcoidia bacterium genome and harbors:
- the rpsP gene encoding 30S ribosomal protein S16; amino-acid sequence: MMVKIRLRRTGARHKPMYRIVVTDSKSPREGAFIEVIGNYNPLNDPETVNINEDKALAWLEKGAQPTETTYRLLAKTGVMAKFNAAHPSRKFKQAVQKTTQKVKKKSKSTTEVKAA
- the prfB gene encoding peptide chain release factor 2 (programmed frameshift); this encodes MLEEKTRIEELRRRISAIMEHLDIAGKEKRLFELEAKTSDPGFWSDQQTAQSVMRQIGSLKDTAAQWRDIEKSASGVAEVISIALAESDQSLKTDVHTEIDRIKAHFDQIEVQLMLDGPYDSRDAILAIHAGAGGTESQDWAQMLMRMFVRWAERHKLQSDVLDVSPGDEAGIKSATIEIKGNFSYGKLKSEHGVHRLVRLSPFDADHARHTSFALVEVMPEAEARTDLQINPEDIRVDTFRSSGPGGQHMQKTSSAVRITHIPTGLVVSCQSERSQHQNKESALRVLYARLLEIEIEKREAEKAKIKGKRIDAGWGNQIRSYVLHPYKMVKDHRTEYETSNTAAVLEGEIDELINAYLRSKVGEDK
- the radC gene encoding DNA repair protein RadC, which produces METERTYTVHDLPPSDRPRERLKRLGAEALSTAELLACIMGSGTRGDSVVMTSQKLLSEFGNLHNIASASIQELSRSRGIGEARAIQLKAACEIGKRLLDPDYAEKGKPVQSPEEAFISMQEKLRGKKKEHFYVLCLDTRNRVSNKKQVSMGNLDSSIVHPREVFKDAISSLAAAVIFVHNHPSGDLEPSSEDVNLTRRLVEAGELLGIPVLDHIIVSDKGYTSLKSRNLI
- the nfi gene encoding deoxyribonuclease V (cleaves DNA at apurinic or apyrimidinic sites), with product MKIPPCHRWDLNVSQARELQVKLSDKVMRCNDKMDIKLIAGIDVSVSRYSRTGRAAVVVVNYPDLEVRDISVAEGAIDFPYVPGLLSFREAPLALQACNGLETRPDLLMVDGQGLAHPRRLGIASHLGLLLNIPSIGCAKSRLIGTHDSLPEEAGSYSLLLEKDEVIGAVVRTKRAVKPLYVSIGHRTDLDSAIRLVLSCCRGFRLPQPTRLAHIAAGGSSDLSACMMNGR
- a CDS encoding peptidase MA family metallohydrolase is translated as MIRQITIILLLLLIYLMPAAVSAADDVRLLDSSTEADFPNMLTFKVRAESADPITRIRLRYEVDKKMYSPTFAEAWLVFQPARNIEAAWSWDMRKGMLPPGATVTYWWVIEDDAGNRLTTPKNIITFDDTRYKWQKVSDQNINIYWYRGSSSFSGDLLKAATDAKGRLERDTGVTLDKPVHIYIYANFSDLRESIIAPDEWTGGVAYRGFNIISIGISPNNLAWGKKAVAHELGHLMTQQVTVSPYGETRPYWLDEGLAMHAEGEQSEAAREEFQRSIEDGRIATLQSLTSPFPADPQEAYFAYAQSQSVIEYLINVHGREKIHRLLVLINDGYSLDDALTNVYGFNLSGLDDAWLEYMTAAPQANAVPGEITSHVPGTACILSLSPVAYTVARGGV
- a CDS encoding CoA-binding protein, producing the protein MPSIIEQLDCIFKPGSMAIIGVSDNIAKWGYMMVERPLRTGYRGRIYPVNPQGGTLLGLPSYRSVKDIPGQVDLAVKTVQAIHVPAVMQECVDKGVRGAILISAGFAETGGAGKALQERVMSIAANGGIRCVGPNCMGIWSAAACLNNAFEKAPKQGHITFISQSGTFGGYMADMAGSKGFGLRTFISIGNQADLTVADYIEYFSCDEETRVIILYLEGIKDGRRFFESCKETLRKKPIVLYKGGSSPAGARATMSHTASIAGSDLVFQSACEQLGLIRAQESFQTFDLAVAFLSSPLPPGKRIGVLGTGGQGVVSTDACQKLGLEVPELDKDTCAALMKMLPPHAPPPTNPVDFAGSYRTAMDEANVVETLLKLEYIDGFISNVPINPFVWGLKLDSLPADVLKNIKRLTDEGTNRFCDLPRIYGKPVVCVRWYSDVKEDPVSDALKESGIPVYDTPEQCARAMAALAGYSRLRRSPDL